The DNA window GAATGCCAGTTCAACTAAAAGACTTACGCATAGCCAATAAAATAGCAACATCACATAAACAGCCCAGGAACAGCCTACCAATAAATATTCAAACGATTCGAGTCCATCACTGAAAAAAGAATCGGTTCAAAAGAACGAGTCGCGAATCAGACGTCACGTAGATGCGTGACGTAGAATCTTGTGTTCAAAGAACATGGCGACTGACGAGGATTCTGAACATTATTTTGTTAGAGAAATAGAAAAGAATGACGGGTCTGTGTTAAGAATGTATCAGTGCAGCAAAGGGGACGTGGGTTGTGTAGTATGGGACGCTGCTATTGTCCTGTCAAAATACCTCGAAACGGAACAATTTTGCAGTATTCAGTCTGGTATCAGTACGTGGTTCTCCAAGAACATTATTGAACTGGGCGCAGGAACAGGAGTAGTTGGTCTCGTGGCTGCAACTCTGGGGTGAGTTATGAATGCTGTTTCAtatgaagaaaatgtatttattatgtaCTGAAAGTTGTAGGATCTTTATTAACGATTCTTTGTTCTGATAATAAGTATTATGCACAAATATTGTTCAATTAAAAGTATTTTGGCTGGTTTTTAACCTGAGTAATGTGTGCACTCTTAGGGCAAATGTCACAGTGACAGATCTAGAGGACCTGCAGCCTCTCCTTAAGCTGAACATTGAGAAAAATCAGCAACTCATCCGTACAGGCTCAATCACAGCCAAGGTACTGAAATGGTTTGTACTACATTTCATCCTACAGGATCTTTTTGGGAGGGGTGTGTTTCCATTCTTAGCTATGAAACCTACTTATTCATTACATTCAAGGTTcactaaataaatgttttacacctaaataaattaataaactcttttaaactttactttacttaaagtctttatgtataatgcattataaaagtattttaaagggttatttccccccaaaaatgacaattatattatttattactcaccctcatgtcgttccacacctgtaagacctttgttcatcttcagaacacaaattaagatattgttgatgaaatccaatgactcagtgaggcctccgtTGCCAGCAATGtgaacttctcaagatccagaaaggtactcaaaacatatttaaatcatgtgagtacagtggttctaccttaatattataaagcaacgagaattcttttagtgtgccaaaaaacaaaataaggacttttcaacaatatgtaGTGACggctgattttaaaacactgctttgaagctttacaaatcttttgtttcggttgttcggagtgccaaagtcaggtgatttcagcagtttgccagtttgatacacaatcctaatcactgattcgaaacaaaagaatCATAAAGTTTcgaagtagtgttttgaaattggtcgtcactagatattgttgaaaagtcttttattttgttttttttggtgaacaaaagtattctcgttgctttataatattacggttgaaccactgtagtcacattaatggttttaaatatgtctttagtagctttctggatccTG is part of the Chanodichthys erythropterus isolate Z2021 chromosome 18, ASM2448905v1, whole genome shotgun sequence genome and encodes:
- the vcpkmt gene encoding protein-lysine methyltransferase METTL21D; the encoded protein is MATDEDSEHYFVREIEKNDGSVLRMYQCSKGDVGCVVWDAAIVLSKYLETEQFCSIQSGISTWFSKNIIELGAGTGVVGLVAATLGANVTVTDLEDLQPLLKLNIEKNQQLIRTGSITAKVLKWGGNVEDFLPHPDYILMADCIYYEQSVEPLVETLKLLAGPETCIICCYEQRTVGVNPEIEKRFFELLLQEFQSEEIPPEKQDPEFNSPDIHILHLRRRVD